A single Triticum dicoccoides isolate Atlit2015 ecotype Zavitan chromosome 2A, WEW_v2.0, whole genome shotgun sequence DNA region contains:
- the LOC119357218 gene encoding pre-mRNA cleavage factor Im 25 kDa subunit 2: MVGASTSSVVNVYPLANYTFGTKEPKMEKDTSVADRLARMKVNYMKEGMRTSVEAILLVQEHNHPHILLLQIGNTFCKLPGGRLKPGENEIEGLKRKLCSKLAVNSPSFPPNWQVGECVAVWWRPNFETVMYPYCPPHITKPKECKKLFIVHLTEREYFAVPRNLKLLAVPLFELYDNVQRYGPVISTIPQQLSRFQFNMVSS; this comes from the exons ATGGTGGGCGCCTCGACGTCGTCGGTGGTGAACGTGTACCCGCTCGCCAACTACACGTTCGGCACCAAGGAGCCCAAGATGGAGAAGGACACCTCCGTCGCCGACCGCCTTGCCCGCATGAAGGTCAA CTACATGAAAGAAGGAATGCGGACAAGTGTTGAAGCAATCCTGCTG GTGCAAGAGCACAATCACCCCCACATACTGTTATTGCAAATTGGGAACACATTTTGCAAACTTCCTGGTGGACGTTTGAAGCCTGGGGAAAATG AAATTGAGGGCCTGAAAAGAAAGTTGTGCAGCAAACTTGCAGTGAACTCACCTTCCTTTCCACCTAACTGGCAG GTTGGTGAGTGTGTTGCTGTTTGGTGGAGGCCAAACTTTGAAACCGTGATGTATCCTTATTGCCCTCCACATATAACCAAGCCCAAG GAATGCAAGAAGCTTTTCATTGTTCATCTAACTGAAAGAGAGTATTTCGCTGTTCCAAGGAACTTGAAGCTACTTGCTGTTCCACTGTTTGAACTCTATGACAATGTTCAG CGGTATGGACCTGTAATTTCCACCATCCCGCAGCAGCTGTCTAGGTTCCAATTCAACATGGTGAGCTCATAA